In a single window of the Phaeobacter sp. G2 genome:
- a CDS encoding hydantoinase/oxoprolinase family protein has protein sequence MDGTRPHREDWKIGVDIGGTFMDFCALEVNSGRLATLKVLTTPDDPGAELTTGLSLLEERDQLLPETVTRFVHGTTVGINTVLQRKGAKLAMITNAGFEDVLELARLRMPEMYSLFCHRAAPLISRDHIFGVTARLNAQGEETTALEEGSVAEAIQKALLAGAEGIIVSFLHSWRNDAHERRVKDMILDMAPGVFAFTSSEVWPVIREYERGCTAIMNGYVHPRVAGYLDALETRLASKNIPAKALLTKSNGGVMSAGDGRENCVSMLLSGSASGVTGAAWLARQAGEDRILTLDIGGTSADIALIIDGAANFGTGEMIGDFPLYIPSVSVSSIAIGGGSIASVDDHGVLRVGPGSAGSTPGPACYGRGGTEATVTDAMAVCGWLGHSDLAYGQLRMDRDLAIQAVAVLAAQLERSTEETAQAILNIALSEMFVEVEKLASREGVDLREFTLLPFGGGGPMLGAFLARDLGMTRVLAPRRPGVVSALGGLVADLRGDFIRTVFAGLDDKLVPALQAQFTELAQEGHAWLSRQGHDGPAELQLTADMRYSGQSFEIEVALKPEWLESACDIADAFHKTHARIYDFADPDGLIEVVNLRLAIVGAGPNPEIPAQTVSASTAESEKTVLVYTGSYRDVPLYRRETLSPGTQLRGPAIVSQEDTTLIIPQECTAEVDFASNIVVHIEGSAHD, from the coding sequence ATGGATGGGACTAGACCTCATCGTGAAGACTGGAAGATCGGCGTCGATATTGGCGGCACCTTCATGGACTTCTGTGCGCTGGAAGTGAATTCCGGCCGTTTGGCAACTTTGAAAGTTCTGACAACTCCCGATGATCCGGGTGCGGAACTGACCACAGGGTTGTCACTGCTGGAAGAGCGGGACCAGCTTTTGCCCGAGACAGTGACGCGGTTTGTGCATGGGACCACCGTGGGAATTAACACGGTGTTGCAGCGCAAAGGCGCCAAGCTGGCGATGATTACCAACGCCGGCTTTGAAGATGTGCTTGAGTTGGCGCGCCTGCGCATGCCCGAGATGTATTCCCTGTTTTGCCACCGCGCTGCGCCGCTGATTTCGCGTGATCATATCTTTGGTGTGACTGCCCGGCTGAATGCACAGGGGGAAGAAACCACCGCACTGGAGGAAGGCTCTGTTGCAGAAGCCATCCAAAAGGCGCTTTTGGCGGGTGCTGAGGGCATTATCGTTTCTTTCTTGCACAGCTGGCGCAATGACGCGCATGAGCGGCGGGTGAAAGACATGATATTGGACATGGCACCGGGGGTTTTTGCCTTCACCTCCTCCGAAGTCTGGCCGGTGATCCGCGAGTATGAACGCGGATGTACAGCGATTATGAATGGCTATGTGCACCCGCGTGTTGCCGGTTATCTCGACGCGCTAGAGACGCGTTTGGCCAGCAAGAATATCCCGGCAAAGGCTTTGCTCACCAAATCAAACGGCGGTGTGATGAGCGCAGGCGACGGGCGAGAGAACTGCGTTTCCATGCTGTTGTCAGGCTCGGCATCTGGTGTGACGGGCGCTGCCTGGCTGGCACGTCAGGCCGGAGAAGACCGCATCCTGACCCTGGATATTGGCGGCACCTCTGCCGATATCGCCCTGATCATTGATGGCGCGGCGAATTTTGGCACCGGGGAAATGATTGGTGATTTCCCGCTGTATATTCCTTCGGTTTCTGTCAGCTCAATTGCCATCGGTGGCGGCTCCATTGCGTCAGTTGATGACCATGGTGTCCTGCGGGTGGGACCGGGGTCTGCTGGATCCACCCCGGGGCCTGCCTGCTATGGGCGCGGTGGCACCGAGGCGACGGTGACAGATGCAATGGCTGTCTGCGGCTGGCTGGGGCATAGTGATCTGGCCTATGGGCAGCTCCGGATGGATCGGGATCTGGCGATTCAGGCCGTGGCTGTGTTGGCCGCGCAGCTAGAGCGCAGCACCGAAGAAACGGCTCAGGCGATCTTGAACATTGCGCTGTCCGAAATGTTCGTCGAGGTCGAAAAGCTCGCGTCACGCGAAGGTGTCGATCTGAGGGAATTCACATTGCTGCCCTTTGGCGGCGGCGGGCCGATGCTGGGGGCTTTCCTTGCAAGGGATCTGGGTATGACACGGGTTCTTGCCCCCCGACGCCCCGGTGTTGTGTCAGCGCTTGGTGGATTGGTGGCTGACCTGAGGGGGGATTTCATCCGCACCGTCTTTGCGGGGCTTGATGATAAACTTGTCCCTGCTTTACAGGCGCAGTTCACAGAGCTTGCGCAAGAGGGCCATGCGTGGCTGAGCAGGCAGGGCCATGATGGACCCGCTGAACTGCAGCTGACCGCCGACATGCGGTATTCAGGTCAAAGCTTTGAGATCGAAGTTGCGCTCAAACCAGAGTGGCTGGAGAGTGCCTGTGACATCGCTGACGCTTTCCACAAAACCCACGCCCGTATCTATGACTTTGCGGATCCAGACGGGCTGATCGAGGTTGTGAACCTGCGGCTGGCAATTGTTGGCGCAGGCCCAAATCCTGAAATTCCGGCGCAAACCGTCAGTGCCAGCACGGCAGAGTCAGAAAAAACCGTCTTGGTCTACACCGGCAGCTACCGCGATGTTCCGCTGTATCGGCGCGAGACCTTGTCCCCTGGCACCCAGCTGCGCGGGCCAGCAATTGTTTCACAAGAAGACACGACGCTGATCATTCCACAGGAGTGCACGGCCGAGGTGGATTTTGCTTCGAACATCGTTGTGCATATCGAGGGCTCTGCTCATGACTGA
- a CDS encoding LysR family transcriptional regulator gives MRARQLEVFTAVMRIGTVTGAARMLNISQPALSQVLRHTEDELGFLLFSREKGRLHPTPEALELYPDAERLFAGLEGLRRKSTDLRKGRSGLVRIAASAPPSMSVLPNALAMLRQKHPNIQLRAHVAPINTLISMLRAGDATLALALDDQMPPDICADVIDRTSFCCLMSAQSDLVSASEISFDMLADRTVISYRAQTRPRDELQQAAQAQGLGFQPDLEIDSSITAVGFVQAGLGVALVDALLPWHQFQGVVVRPLANSPKLPLSLLTLKDRPLSQADQIMSAELRAICERDDTE, from the coding sequence ATGCGCGCGCGCCAATTGGAAGTGTTTACAGCCGTCATGCGGATCGGCACCGTGACAGGTGCTGCCCGTATGCTGAATATTTCGCAACCGGCCCTCAGCCAGGTCTTGCGTCACACCGAAGACGAGCTTGGGTTTTTGCTGTTTAGTCGCGAAAAGGGGCGCCTGCATCCCACCCCCGAGGCGCTAGAGCTTTATCCCGATGCCGAACGCCTTTTTGCCGGGCTCGAAGGTCTGCGCCGCAAATCGACAGATCTGCGAAAGGGGCGGTCGGGGCTTGTCCGTATTGCCGCGTCGGCACCGCCGTCAATGTCGGTTTTACCCAATGCATTGGCCATGCTGCGGCAAAAACACCCGAACATTCAATTGCGCGCGCATGTGGCCCCGATCAACACCTTGATATCCATGTTGCGGGCAGGGGACGCCACATTGGCGCTGGCGTTAGATGATCAAATGCCGCCAGACATATGCGCAGACGTCATTGATAGGACATCCTTCTGCTGCTTGATGTCGGCACAGTCTGATCTGGTCAGCGCCTCGGAAATCAGTTTTGATATGTTGGCGGATCGCACCGTTATTTCATACCGGGCGCAGACCCGTCCCAGAGATGAATTGCAACAGGCGGCGCAGGCGCAGGGGCTGGGGTTTCAACCCGATTTGGAAATTGATTCCTCAATTACAGCGGTTGGATTTGTTCAGGCCGGGTTGGGTGTCGCCTTGGTGGATGCCCTGCTGCCTTGGCATCAATTTCAGGGTGTGGTGGTGCGTCCCTTGGCCAACAGTCCCAAATTGCCCCTATCTTTGTTGACGCTAAAGGACAGGCCATTGTCCCAGGCCGATCAGATCATGTCCGCAGAGCTGCGGGCGATCTGTGAAAGGGACGACACGGAATAG